The proteins below come from a single Sorghum bicolor cultivar BTx623 chromosome 4, Sorghum_bicolor_NCBIv3, whole genome shotgun sequence genomic window:
- the LOC8082694 gene encoding phosphoinositide phosphatase SAC3: MEQDADRACLQSFELHESESRLYVLGTNSDRTLWRLLKIDRSEPSELVIDECSTVYTESEHPDLLKGLDEEHRSTGGIKFVTKFYGIIGFIKFLGPYYMLIITEQKRIGEIFGHPVYQVTRTSMVELANSKTRSTFQNSKDENRYRKILNALDLRKDFFFSYSYHIMRSLQKNLTDPQDGWTLYETIFVWNEYLTRRIRNCLRNTLWTVALVHGFFRQDKFSISGKDIILTLIARRSRHYAGTRYLKRGVNEKGRVANDVETEQIVYEAVPGPTEVSSVVQNRGSIPLFWSQETSKLNIKPNIILHEMQNNYEATKLHFENLRARYGNPIIILNLIKTRERRESILRREFDKAIKIINKSLSEENHLRFLHWDLHQNSQGKPTNVLDVLLKVAFRALNLTDFFYCQVAPSSETSAQWPTLLNGLDPYLCDDNNSDDTECTEIVGDVSQEDISGSSDSSGNATAEDKFENSGPPPPKPPKFQKGVLRTNCIDCLDRTNVAQYAYGLAALGHQLHALGSIESPELGLEAPLAHHLMHFYERMGDTLAVQYSGSAAHNKVFSARRGHLKLFIQSQEFFRTLQRHYSNTCIDANKQAAINLFLGYFQPQQGKPALWELESSSGEHNNDLFDDHPSTLKRVKSDGTILHESNASISGSGHCHNEPLSALQPDVQNGFQFPTSESDSFHENEISSACGSGVSHLRYTPTASDVLHVPRAEVEYCHDSGDSNFLDLEWLSTSGNSSDERSIATSTPANLSTENVISGIAPYIMENHLAEIQSQKLPQSFVQWVNDTDTFWY, from the exons ATGGAGCAGGACGCGGACCGCGCTTGCCTGCAGAGCTTCGAGCTCCACGAGAGCGAGTCG AGACTTTATGTTCTAGGAACTAATTCTGACAGAACACTTTGGAGATTACTCAAGATCGATAGATCAGAGCCGTCAGAGCTTGTGATCGATGAGTGTTCTACTGTATATACTGAAAGTGAACATCCTGACTTGTTGAAGGGTCTTGATGAAGAGCACAGGTCAACTGGCGGAATAAAATTTGTTACAAAGTTTTATGGCATAATTG GTTTCATCAAATTCCTTGGGCCATATTACATGTTGATTATTACCGAGCAGAAAAGAATTGGGGAAATCTTTGGTCATCCAGTCTACCAGGTGACTAGGACTTCAATGGTTGAGTTAGCAAATTCTAAGACAAGATCTACTTTTCaaaactccaaggatgagaaCAG ATACAGGAAGATCTTGAATGCACTTGATCTTAGGAAGGATTTCTTTTTCAGTTACTCATACCACATTATGAGAAGTCTTCAGAAGAACTTGACTGATCCACAGGATGGATGGACCTTATACGAGACAATCTTTGTCTGGAATGAGTATCTGACACGACGGATCCGTAATTGTCTGAGAAATACTTTGTGGACTGTTGCATTAGTCCATGGTTTCTTTAGGCAG GATAAATTCTCAATATCTGGCAAGGATATTATTCTCACACTCATTGCTAGACGATCGAGACATTATGCTGGAACCAG ATATTtaaagaggggggtgaatgagAAGGGAAGAGTAGCAAATGATGTTGAGACTGAGCAAATTGTCTATGAAGCTGTGCCTGGACCTACTGAAGTAAGTTCTGTTGTGCAGAACAGGGGTTCAATTCCACTATTCTGGTCACAGGAGACATCAAAATTGAATATTAAACCTAATATAATAT TGCATGAGATgcagaataattatgaagctaCCAAGCTTCATTTTGAAAATCTTAGAGCAAGATATGGAAACCCTATCATTATCTTAAACTTGATTAAG ACACGGGAGAGGCGAGAGTCTATACTCCGCCGAGAATTTGATAAGGCGATCAAAATAATAAACAAGAGCCTGTCAGAAGAGAATCATCTGAGGTTCTTACATTGGGATCTTCATCAAAACTCTCAagg AAAACCTACAAATGTACTCGATGTCCTTCTGAAAGTGGCATTTCGGGCTCTGAATTTGACCGACTTCTTCTATTGTCAAGTCGCACCAAGTTCTGAGACTTCCGCACAATGGCCCACTCTATT GAATGGTCTTGATCCATATTTATGTGATGACAACAATAGTGACGACACTGAATGCACTGAGATTGTTGGTGATGTATCCCAAGAGGATATCTCTGGCAGCTCTGATTCCTCTGGTAATGCAACTGCAGAAGACAAATTTGAGAATAGTGGACCGCCACCGCCAAAACCGCCAAAATTCCAAAAAGGTGTCTTACGGACAAACTGTATAGATTGCCTGGATCGTACAAATGTTGCTCAGTATGCATATGGTTTAGCTGCTCTTGGACATCAACTGCATGCACTTGGTTCTATAGAATCTCCGGAACTAGGTTTAGAAGCTCCCTTGGCCCATCATTTGATGCACTTTTATGAGAGGATGGGTGACACGCTTGCTGTACAGTATAGCGGTTCTGCTGCTCATAACAAG GTATTCTCTGCAAGGAGAGGTCACTTGAAGCTTTTTATTCAGTCACAAGAGTTCTTTAGGACACTTCAGCGGCACTACAGCAACACCTGTATAGATGCTAACAAACAGGCTGCTATAAACTT GTTTTTGGGATACTTCCAGCCACAGCAGGGAAAACCTGCACTATGGGAGTTAGAGTCATCTTCTGGTGAGCATAACAATGATCTTTTTGATGACCACCCaag TACATTGAAAAGAGTAAAATCAGATGGCACCATTCTTCATGAAAGCAATGCTTCTATATCTGGCTCTGGTCATTGCCATAATGAACCGTTGAGTGCATTGCAGCCTGATGTCCAGAATGGGTTTCAATTCCCAACTTCAGAATCTGATTCATTTCATGAAAATGAAATTTCGTCAGCCTGTGGAAGTGGAGTATCACACCTAAG GTATACTCCTACAGCCTCTGATGTGCTTCATGTCCCAAGAGCTGAAGTTGAATATTGCCATGATTCTGGTGATTCAAACTTTCTGGATCTTGAATGGCTTTCCACTTCAGGCAACTCAAGTGATGAAAG GTCTATTGCAACTAGCACGCCTGCGAACCTATCAACTGAGAATGTCATTAGTGGCATAGCTCCTTACATCATG GAAAACCATCTTGCTGAAATTCAGTCTCAGAAGCTACCTCAGAGTTTTGTGCAGTGGGTTAATGACACTGATACCTTTTGGTATTAA